The following are from one region of the Capsicum annuum cultivar UCD-10X-F1 chromosome 1, UCD10Xv1.1, whole genome shotgun sequence genome:
- the LOC107868806 gene encoding putative invertase inhibitor: protein MWHCSFSSLSLCCLLLLSTIIPTHCYLISPSLLDLINSTCKECSDKSADINYDFCVTSLQPIPVTHVTNLQGVGIVAMELALANATNTISTIEHMLSSKEFDPFAIDCLKDCLELYADAIAMLVDAFTAFLSEHFDIATVLMRTVMDAASTCGEGFTEKKGELILLAKENYNLFQLSDISSCIIKQVSFVPSQPPNVSS, encoded by the coding sequence ATGTGGCATTGCTCTTTCTCTTCCCTGTCACTTTGCTGCTTACTCTTACTATCAACAATAATTCCTACACATTGTTACCTGATTTCCCCATCATTGTTAGACTTAATCAACTCAACCTGCAAAGAATGCTCCGATAAGTCGGCAGACATAAACTACGACTTCTGTGTTACTTCACTCCAACCAATTCCTGTAACTCATGTTACCAACTTACAAGGAGTAGGAATTGTAGCAATGGAGCTGGCTCTAGCAAATGCCACCAACACGATATCGACCATAGAGCACATGCTCAGTAGCAAAGAGTTTGATCCTTTTGCTATTGACTGCTTAAAAGATTGCTTGGAACTTTATGCAGATGCTATTGCCATGCTGGTGGATGCTTTTACCGCGTTCTTGTCTGAGCATTTTGATATAGCTACTGTACTAATGAGGACAGTTATGGATGCGGCATCAACATGTGGTGAAGGGTTCACTGAGAAGAAAGGAGAGTTGATACTACTAGCAAAGGAGAATTACAATCTCTTCCAATTGAGTGACATCTCGTCATGCATCATCAAACAAGTTTCATTTGTCCCTTCTCAACCTCCTAATGTATCTTCTTAA